The nucleotide sequence AACGTGGATTTACGGGAAAAACAAAATAGTACGAGACGAGAGAGTGGGCATATTGTTATCAGTGCTTGTGGGTGGCAGGATGCCAAATACGTGATATTGGTTGTTACGATTAGGCAAGTGTCACGTGCAAATTTgatagtacctacctaggtagatacTAGCGTACAGCCCTGTGGGCTGGGTTCTGCTGAACCTATTAGACTTGCGTTACGTAAAAGCTGTAGGAACGCCGCCTATAAATAGGGGCTTCTAGATCCTAAGGATTGCAGGTGAATCCTGAATCCTTAGGATCAGTCTATAGTCCGAGCACTATTGCTGTAGTCCTGTCGTGCTGTCGTGGATTATTATACGCTATTGTATCGCCCTGTATTTTGTTGGTTACCGTGTGCCTAGCCTGTACCCGTCCCCGGCTGTGACAGCAAGACGAAAAGTTTGATGCTTTCTAGCCCGACCATGATTGTTGTCGCACTTTAAAAAACACCTTCAAAAACGAGAGATCCCGTCAATAACTAATGCCAGGGACTTTGGTAAGTATAGCCTGCAACAATCATGACTGCGTCGTCAACTTCCATACCCATGGCTTTACACACGGTAAAGAAGACGCAATTTTCCAGAATGGCCGGGTCATCTGACAAGACAAAAACTCGCTGGCCTCGACACAACTATATCACCACAATGTCTCTAAAACAAACGCAAACGGCAGTACAGACATGCAAGCCATAACAAATCCAGCGCAACTAGAATTGCGCTCGTTGACCGAAAGAATCCTCGGGAGTTTCCCGACGGGACCTGGCGAGAGCTCGGCAATCTCAGGACGATGACTCGATTCCATCAGGTTTAGTCAAGGGCATGAGCACTCTACTTTAATAGTGGCATGGATCAACCTCGCAACCCGAAAATGCAAATATCGGCGACGTGCCGGTTGGCGGCGCTCCACCTGGCTTACCACGGTGTCGGGCCAACAAAAACCCCCATGTCACCGTACGTTCATGCGTGGGCTCTTCACCAACTTACTGTTCGCAGGGAGCTTCAAGCACCTgaattcatttttttttcgcaaaaGCTATTACCAAAGccgcaaacacccaaaaggCCCAGACGGTCACACCATTGAGCAACTTTGCCATGGGAGGGACTTTTTACCCTTACCGCTATAGTAAAAGATAGATGGTAGTCGTACAGTTGGCTGCCGAAAATCGTGTGCCTTCAAAATACAAGTAGCACAGTGAAGTGGTGCAAAAGGCCGCTTTATAGGGGCGATTTCGCACAGCTCGTGCGCCATGGATCCTGGTCGGGGCATGCTTGATCTCCTGGCCCTGCATAAAGACTCGGCGATGGCCGCTTATTTCCTTGACTCGAGCCCAGATCTACTATGTATACCTGGATGCAGATCCCTCTCCCACGAATCATCGGTGTGAAAAAGGGGTTTTGTCGGCTCTGATAAGCACAAAGcattgtatttggcgcgatATCATTCTGAACCCAGGGAGATATCATTTTAAACCAAGGGAGGGTGTGAGGGGATTCTGATGCTTGTCGTGATGTGTTCTTGGACGTCAGATATGCTCTGATCAAGTCGTTTTCCATGGGTCAAGCCCGTGACCTGGGGCGACCTTGCGTGTTCCGGGGTCGCTTTGACATGAAAGTGCTTTTCAATAACGCTAGACAAAAGTCACAAGCTGCTGAATCGCATGCTCACCGAAACAATATTGTGAATAGCTTCTCGTTTGTTTCTTCCAAGGGGCACGGGTCTAGGCTCGTTTAGGCGGCAAGCTAGTGAGTGGACAGGGAGGTTCAAAGGATCAACCCAAATCATACCGTATTTAGAAAGGCACCGCCCTTTGACAAGATAAAGGCGTTGATGACTGCATGAATAAGGGCATAAATAATGAGCTACGCACTGGGCCATGAATATTTAATGATCCGCATGCGGAGATATTTATATTTATAGCAGCTTTTAAAAATAACCGTAAAAAAAGTTAGATGGAAAATATAACCTGACTTGGTATATAAGGGGTGCGCTTACAACTTGGTATATCAAGGGTGTGCTTGCATTTTGATCCAAACTCGGAGTGTTTGATGATTACCGAGCTGCAAACACAGAGAAGCCCAAAAGCCCCCTTTGACAATCATCGTCTGCTACCGCCCGCCCAGGTGCTCACAAACGTCATCATGTTGCCCCTATTCCTTGTGACCTCGCTCTTCCTGACCCAGTTTTTAGCCGCCGCACACACCGAGAACTTTGAGATCGTCAAGGGCCTCGCCGACAAAGctcgcgtcaagctcgacCTGACCGGACAACAATCCTACGCCATCTACGAAAAGTTCCCCGCCAAGGTTTACAACCCGCTCGACTACCACATGCGGCTGATAGTCGGTCACGTCGAGTGCAAGGACGACAACGACTGCGACTTTGCCGCGAATGCATTCCACATGCACGCGCACGGCGGCTCGTGTGAGAGGGTTCTGGGTTCCAAGACAAATCAGCATTCCCGAAACAGACCTTGGAAGGCCAACCATTACTACGACAAGAAGGAAGACATCGATAAGCCATTGCCTCAAAAGAACAGGTACCAATGGGCTGGGCCGACTAGGACACTCAGCTATGACGAGATTTATGCTTTGGGTATGCATGTTGCCCCCACGATAAACATGTCATCCTGATCCAACAGGCGCATCTTTTTGTGTGGGATAATTTTTACTAATGTTGACTGCCTTTGAACTAATCTAGGCGACAAGTGGTGCGGCAGCTGTTTCCATTCGAGATACAATAAAGTCTTCAACAACTGCCATCATTTCGTCTACTCTTTATACAACAAGATAAAGCAGAAATGATTTAATGTGTACCTAGTTGTTAGATCTAGGTGCTGGGTGGGTCTGGGGGGCTCTAAAGCAGTTACTTGAACCAACGGCGCACTAACAATGAGGATGTCTTTGCTCCTCGTGTGTGCCGTGCAATCTTGCCCGTTCAAATGCAGATTTCTCGCGCCGCGGTCTTTGCGCCAGTCTTTGGGGCTGATTGAAAGCATGCAAATGGTTCAAGGTGACTCATCCTAAGGGTGTGCAGCACAGGCACACATGCATTCTCACGGATGGGCATTTCTTTTTCAACGGAATTTGAGCTGAACGCCTTTCTGTCTAATTGGCTCTTGACTACAAGAGCCACGCGTTTTGGCATGCAACAAGGCGTGGCTGAGGCGGTTTTTCTTGACCAGTCAGCGGCTGGTTGGCCGTCGGGCTCAGCTGCCGGTCTCGATGGAAAAGCGACACGTTTGAAGATGTGTCAATCACAACACCGAGGGTTTAGCGGGCATTTTGGGTTACTCTGACGATGGGATGACCTTTTACCACCAAGGCATTTGTGGGCTATAATGCACTGATCAAGTGCCCTACAATATGAGATAAATAATAAATTCCAGGCCTGGCTGCATCGCCATGGTTTGTTTTCTCGGAAAGATTTGCTCTCTGGTGAGCATCCACAATGGCTCTCCGTCCACCTTTTTGAACCTAATACCCTCTGCCACTGGACCCGGTTGCCTTAAAATACATTGATTGTATAGCACCTTTTTCAACAGCCCATCTTTTTTGCAGCTCCTTGTTTCGCCCATTTTGTCGCCGCCACAAGCAGCGAGACGGTTCCCATTACCAGTCTCCCTCCTGAGCTGGTTTTCAACAAATGTATCCAGATTGTGCTACGCGAGCTTGAACTAGACCGTCTGAAAACCCATATTCCATGTTCTCCACGTCCCTTTCAGTAGCGTATACCGAATGGGTCCGTGACGATGCAGTCCCTGCGAGCGTTGGGGTCTTGCATCTTTTCCCAAGCCCTGAGAGCACACACCTTGAACTTGTACAAGCCCTCGGCAGCCCAAGAGCCATTCTCCAGCAGCCCGCTCCACGCCACGAGATTCGTCGACAAGCGGCCAAAGCCTCCCGGCGGAGCAGTCTGGTTACGCGAAAACACCGCAGCGCCTTTTTCCTCTCCTGCCGCAGCCGCAGGGAGGACGTCGATGGAGATCGCGCGACTGTACATTGCCAGCTCCACTTTCACGGTCGGGAGCAGAGTCGACGAGTTCTCGTACTGGCCGGCGGTCTGCCGCCCCTGGAGCTGAAACTCTGCATTCGGCGAAATGGGGACGGTCTCGCGGGTCGTGTCCAGGGCCTGCCTCGCCGTGGCGGCCGTCACGAACGTCTGGTTCCAGCCCTTGGGCGCGACGGTCATCTCACGCATCGAACACCCGATGCCCGAGTACGAGAGGCTGTGTTGCGACTCGTTTTTGCCGTCGTCGACAAAAATGAAGCCGCTGTAAAGGGGGCAGCGGGACTTTAAATCTTTCAGAGCGTCAATATTGGCCGTAATTTGCACCAGGCCAAAGTCGCCGGCTTCGATGGTCAGGGACTGGGGCGTTATGGTGATGTCTGCGtgtacgtttgacagcgaatTCTTGAGAAATGTTTCCGAGGCCGACGTGGAAGATTGTTCTGTGGACCATGGCGTGACGGTCTGGGAGTCGGCATCCAGCGCAAGCACGGTCACGGCTGGTTTGTGGGAGAGGTTGTATTCGGCGGGTTCGCCGCCTCTGTTTTGGATGTAAAACGAGATGTTTGCGGTAAAAAATTCGGTATCGTTGAACGACAAGTGGGGGTCGGAGATAAAAGTCTCAGCCTTGGCCGCCCCCATGGCGTCGACCACGCCGTTGCCCTGCATCGCGACGGGGGCCAAAAAATCATAGGTTTTATTCGTCCCGTCGTTGAAGCTAAGCGGCCGTGCGGTACTGGACAGCAACCCCATAACCTCGGCGGAAACGAGGCCAGGGTGGACCTGCATGACGAGGGCTGCGCAGCCGGCAATGTACGGCGCAGCCATGGATGTGCCGGACAAGGTTCCGTAGCCTCCCCAGCTCCGCGGGATGGTCGACCAAATGCTTTGGCCGGGGGCGAGTATGGAGGTTAGGTCGTAGCCCAGGCCGGTGGGACCCCAGGAGCCTTGTCCGTTGACCTGCCCAGGTGGTTGCGGGTTTCCTTCCACTCGGATGTAGGGCATATTGTGGAAATCCGGGTCCATATTCAGAAAAACGTCGGATCCTGTGGCCAGAGCGTTAATCAAGTCCCTCCCAACCTGTGCCGTTATGGAGCCGGCGGCGGTGATGCCGTCAAAAATGTTGTCGAATTGGAAGAGGGGTCCGTCCTTGTCGTCGTAAACGAGCACGAATTTGGCGCCTCTGGCCACCAGGTTCTTCATCTTGACATCAAACGGGCACCCGCCACGTCCAACGAGGATAACCGACGTGCTTGGGAAGTGCACATCGTCCCCAAAGCCCGAGCACGCATCGTTGTTGATCGACATGTCCACGGTGGCCGCTTGCAGCGGGACGGGGGAGCTTGGGAATCTTCCCGGGGTGGCAGGGGCCCATGCAAAGTCGGTCGTCTGGTTTCGCATCGTGAAGCTCGCCCGAGGTCGACTCCGCACAGAGTAAACGGAATTGACCGAACCCACCGTCAAGACCTCTCGAGCTGATGCGGGCGCCCTGGCGGAGAATGGACCTCGCCATCCGTAGTTGCCCGAGGCCACCACTACGAGGATCTGTCCTGCCCGCGATATCCTGGTGAGGACTTCTGACAAGGCATCTGAAACAGGTTGCATATTAGAAAGTCGGAAACCCCCTCCAGGGTCAGTACTGGTAAGTACTAAGAATAGATGGGGTTGTAAGTTTGTAACTACCAAAAGACATACCGTCAGGGTAGGGACCCGAGTCCAACGTTAAGGAGAGTGACAGGACATCAACTTCACGAGCCTGAGCCATGAGGACGGCCTGGATTATCATGTCCGACTGGATTGGAATCTTGTGGCAGCCCACCACGCGGTAATGTTCGAGGTTGGCGGCGGGAGCCACGCCCACGAACCCGGTAGACGATTGGTTGCCGGCGACGATGCCCGACACGTGCGTCCCGTGCGCTAAACATTCGGCGTACGGATCCGATCTGGGTCGCGGCGGGAGACCGACCTTAAAGTCGTCGCCCACAAGGTCGATGCCGAAGCGAACCTTGAAGCCTGCCCCAACACCTCCTCCGAGGGCGGGGTGGAGGTAGTCTAGTCCCGTGTCGACCACCGCCACTGTGATTTCCGAACCGGTAATGTCCATATCGTGCAGCTCCTTGACGCCCGTCGAGCCGTGCAGGACGCTGCTGTTCACCGGGGGCCCGGACGGCTCGTCGCCGGCATGCTGGGCGGGATTTCCAGTCTGAGATGCGGGCACGTACGGCCGCGATTGCCAGACTTTGACCACTCCGCCGATAGCACCGAGGCAAGAGGAGTAGTCTCTGGGGTCATCTGGGCTGTTTATCTCGAGTGAGAACCCAGGAAATATGGCGTTTTCGTATACATGCCGAAAATTCAGCTGTGCTGCTTGGTAACAGGACGGATCCTGTGAAATGGATTCCTTGACTTGATCAATCGCCTGGAGACATGTCAGCCGATGTTGATGTTTTCTCCCACGTGCAATATGCAGTATGCCCTACCTTGACGTCTGATACTTCGACAATGTACCGTCCCAGCGACGAAACAGTGACAGCAGAATACAGTGTCGAGAATACCAACCGAGCGTGGGTCCGCATGCTGACAGTTGAAAGAGGGGATGGAGCTGGCGTAGCTGGTCTAGGTTGACGGATCAAACCTTGCCGACACACGGGATGCACCTCTGCTACTTGGAGAGGAGAGACTCGCTCTTGCTTCTTTCATCAGCTGATTCCAAAACAACATCAAGGCCTCCAGAGACAAGCCGACTTGGGCGAAATCGAATAGCTCTTGTTCTCCTTGggaggaaagaaaaacacgTTTGTTTCGCACAAGGCATGTCGTAGCAAGTCAGCAAACATCGATTTACCGAGGAATTGATATTACCGGTATCGCTGTCATCGGAAGTAGTATGAGTCGTTTGAGTTCAGCCCTGGCAAAGGCTGCGAATGAAGGGGAAGAATTTCCCCCGCCAACATATGCCTAGGTCAATATCGATTCATTTGGCCGATTCTAGGCCCCAGCCGTTCTGAACAAACAATAGATGGGTCAGTATCATTAGCCCGGGATACCCCTGGCCATCGCAAATTATCACCCTATCCTGAATACGCCTCCGCCATATATACTACGTACAATCCCTACCGCATGTCGCTGCAACAGAGTTTAATGGCTCGGTCAGTCATCCAGACTGGTCGGCCGAGGTGAGCAACCACCACTCATAAGAGCGCTAAAATCCGAGCTTACGGGTGCAACGCGACCCGAGCCGAGTAGCAAACAAAGCAGCGCGCTACAACAGCCGCAGAAGCGCCCTGGCTTCCAGAGAAGTGCCTTGGGTCGCGAGCTGGCCGACAAGTTCCGAGCTCCCACCTGAACTCTGTATGCAGATAGATGTCAACGGCCATCGTGATCAGAAATCGCAAGAAAATGTCATCACACGGCTTGGCTGATACGTTCCTGACCAAGGCAAGATTATTCGCTGCACCGCGCTTGTTCATGTAGACGGAGACACAGGTCGATACAGCCTCATTCCCCAGCCTCGCTGATGCTCAGCTTGCTGGTGCCGGGTTTTAGATCAGCGAGACCCAGCTTTGCCAAGATTCCATCTTTAGCCCCCGGATGATTGCTTCGCCGATTCTACTTCTTTCCCCCACCTCGACCACCCAGTTCAGATGTCTCAATTGATGTGCAGGTCACAGGTGTTGGAACAGCAAGGGACGGTGCGATCCAGGTGTTTATCCATGAAGCAGGCATCAATCCACTGGCAGACAAAGGACCTTTTGTATTCGCAAGAAAATCAGTGATGATTAGATAAAGCAATTGGCACCTGTTATTTGTCCAAACTACGGAATCATGAAACCATGCGCCTACTCTAGCGGATTCATTGATACCCCTGTCGCCATACGTAGCGCCTAAAGTGCAGCGAGAGATTCCGCCTGCGTGACCTGCAAATTCCCAGCGAGGTGCCCCCTTGCGAGTTCCCAAAGCCGTACGAGATGGTGGCGGAGCCCACTGGGAGAGCTGGAGGCCCGAATGGTAGGTAGGCGCAGTAAGCAAGAGGGACTGATGCTGGGCATTTTGACATGACATCTGCGGACCGGTTGGGTGGTGGTTTCTTGAGCGTCGTCTGTCGCGCCAAATGCAGACATTCAACCGGCGAGTCGCTGCGCCGACGAGCACAAAAGCCCAGACTCTGGTAGCAAATTAGCAATCATGTTGAACCAGATTTTGGGACAGTTTATTTAGCCTCCACGGTCTATTGAATAGCCTCCAACATGGACCTTTTACACTGCGTTTTGTTTGAAAATTCAAAACGCCTACCCAAGTGAAAATCAAGCCACCAAAACTTTTAACAGCAACGGTCAGGGTAGTCACGTCT is from Pyricularia oryzae 70-15 chromosome 2, whole genome shotgun sequence and encodes:
- a CDS encoding serin endopeptidase codes for the protein MRTHARLVFSTLYSAVTVSSLGRYIVEVSDVKAIDQVKESISQDPSCYQAAQLNFRHVYENAIFPGFSLEINSPDDPRDYSSCLGAIGGVVKVWQSRPYVPASQTGNPAQHAGDEPSGPPVNSSVLHGSTGVKELHDMDITGSEITVAVVDTGLDYLHPALGGGVGAGFKVRFGIDLVGDDFKVGLPPRPRSDPYAECLAHGTHVSGIVAGNQSSTGFVGVAPAANLEHYRVVGCHKIPIQSDMIIQAVLMAQAREVDVLSLSLTLDSGPYPDDALSEVLTRISRAGQILVVVASGNYGWRGPFSARAPASAREVLTVGSVNSVYSVRSRPRASFTMRNQTTDFAWAPATPGRFPSSPVPLQAATVDMSINNDACSGFGDDVHFPSTSVILVGRGGCPFDVKMKNLVARGAKFVLVYDDKDGPLFQFDNIFDGITAAGSITAQVGRDLINALATGSDVFLNMDPDFHNMPYIRVEGNPQPPGQVNGQGSWGPTGLGYDLTSILAPGQSIWSTIPRSWGGYGTLSGTSMAAPYIAGCAALVMQVHPGLVSAEVMGLLSSTARPLSFNDGTNKTYDFLAPVAMQGNGVVDAMGAAKAETFISDPHLSFNDTEFFTANISFYIQNRGGEPAEYNLSHKPAVTVLALDADSQTVTPWSTEQSSTSASETFLKNSLSNVHADITITPQSLTIEAGDFGLVQITANIDALKDLKSRCPLYSGFIFVDDGKNESQHSLSYSGIGCSMREMTVAPKGWNQTFVTAATARQALDTTRETVPISPNAEFQLQGRQTAGQYENSSTLLPTVKVELAMYSRAISIDVLPAAAAGEEKGAAVFSRNQTAPPGGFGRLSTNLVAWSGLLENGSWAAEGLYKFKVCALRAWEKMQDPNARRDCIVTDPFGIRY